Proteins from one Candidatus Methylomirabilota bacterium genomic window:
- a CDS encoding branched-chain amino acid ABC transporter permease, giving the protein MNPSLLFSQILNGIVTGMLYALMGIGLSIITGILNIPNFAHGALFALGAYLIYTVIQALGNFWLALAVAPLGVALLGLLIEYAGIRPLYRAGHDYQLLLTFGLSLIITEGIIVVWGPIGMSQLPPAILRGGVDLGITIYPKYRLFVMAMAGLLVLGAWLFLEKTRYGAIMRAGIEDKEMVSLLGIDIHRLFTAAFGLGAYLAGISGALTAPIRGLNPLMGVDMLGIAFVVVALGGLGNLPGAIVAGLMIGVAQSLVALVWPEASVAVIFAVMAAVLLVRPQGLFGIR; this is encoded by the coding sequence GTGAATCCGAGCCTGCTGTTCAGCCAGATTCTGAATGGCATCGTGACGGGGATGCTCTACGCGCTCATGGGGATCGGGCTGTCGATCATCACGGGCATCCTCAACATCCCGAACTTCGCCCACGGGGCCCTGTTCGCGCTCGGCGCCTACCTGATCTACACGGTCATCCAGGCGCTCGGAAACTTTTGGCTCGCCCTGGCCGTCGCCCCGCTGGGCGTCGCGCTGCTGGGCCTGCTCATCGAGTACGCGGGCATCCGCCCGCTGTACCGGGCCGGGCACGACTACCAGCTCCTGCTCACCTTCGGCCTGTCGCTGATCATCACCGAGGGCATCATCGTCGTGTGGGGCCCGATCGGGATGAGCCAGCTCCCGCCGGCCATCCTGCGCGGCGGCGTCGACCTCGGGATCACCATCTACCCCAAGTACCGCCTCTTCGTCATGGCCATGGCCGGGCTGCTGGTGCTGGGCGCCTGGCTGTTCCTCGAGAAGACGCGTTATGGGGCCATCATGCGGGCCGGCATCGAGGACAAGGAGATGGTGTCCCTGCTCGGCATCGACATTCACCGGCTCTTCACCGCCGCCTTCGGCCTGGGCGCGTACCTGGCGGGAATCTCCGGCGCCCTCACGGCGCCCATCCGCGGGCTCAATCCCCTGATGGGCGTCGACATGCTGGGGATCGCGTTCGTGGTGGTGGCGCTGGGCGGGCTCGGCAACCTGCCGGGCGCCATCGTGGCCGGACTGATGATCGGGGTGGCCCAGAGCCTGGTCGCCCTCGTCTGGCCCGAGGCATCGGTGGCCGTGATCTTCGCCGTCATGGCGGCGGTGCTGCTGGTGCGCCCCCAGGGGTTGTTCGGGATCCGATGA
- a CDS encoding branched-chain amino acid ABC transporter permease, with protein MSRAWIAILAAVVLLPVLVRHAIATEIWIFAIFGLGLNLLLGYTGLLSFGQATFFGSAAYVGGYLLKHAGVNVLLVLALGVVVGALTAAVVGYLCVQRSGLYFIMLTFALNQMFYFTAYQWTSVTGGEDGMPGIPRPALVGLPLSEPLAYYVFVAACFVIALGVMKRIVESPLGKILQAIRENEVRAEAIGYDARRFKLLAFVIGGAFSGLAGVLYAMLFGIVPLEAIGFVFSGNVVFGTLIGGAGSLYGPVLGAFVFIWLSESVSVIWQRWPLLLGVAFVIVVLFFRGGLVEAWDRLATWWKARRPRRVARA; from the coding sequence ATGAGCCGCGCCTGGATCGCGATCCTGGCCGCGGTCGTGCTGCTGCCCGTGCTGGTGCGGCACGCGATTGCGACGGAGATCTGGATCTTCGCGATCTTCGGGCTGGGCCTGAATTTATTGTTGGGCTACACGGGCCTGCTCTCCTTCGGGCAGGCGACGTTCTTCGGCTCCGCGGCCTATGTCGGCGGCTACCTCCTCAAGCACGCGGGCGTCAACGTCCTGCTCGTGCTGGCCCTGGGCGTCGTCGTGGGCGCCCTCACCGCCGCCGTGGTCGGCTACCTCTGCGTGCAGCGGTCCGGGCTCTACTTCATCATGCTGACGTTCGCCCTGAATCAGATGTTCTACTTCACCGCTTATCAGTGGACCTCGGTGACCGGTGGCGAGGACGGCATGCCCGGCATCCCGCGCCCGGCGCTGGTGGGTCTGCCGCTGAGCGAGCCGCTGGCCTATTACGTCTTCGTGGCCGCCTGCTTCGTGATCGCGTTGGGGGTCATGAAGCGCATCGTGGAATCGCCGCTGGGGAAGATCCTCCAGGCCATCCGGGAGAACGAGGTGCGGGCCGAAGCCATCGGTTACGATGCGCGGCGCTTCAAGCTCCTGGCCTTCGTGATCGGCGGGGCCTTCTCGGGGCTGGCCGGCGTCCTCTACGCCATGCTCTTCGGCATCGTGCCTCTGGAGGCCATCGGCTTCGTCTTCTCCGGCAACGTGGTGTTCGGGACCCTGATCGGCGGCGCCGGCTCGCTCTACGGCCCCGTCCTCGGCGCCTTCGTCTTCATCTGGCTCTCGGAGTCCGTGAGCGTGATCTGGCAGCGCTGGCCGCTGCTCCTGGGCGTGGCCTTCGTCATCGTGGTCCTCTTCTTCCGGGGCGGCCTGGTGGAGGCCTGGGACCGGCTGGCGACATGGTGGAAGGCGCGGCGTCCGCGCCGCGTCGCCCGGGCCTGA
- a CDS encoding ABC transporter ATP-binding protein gives MALLRTENLTKAFGALTAVNRVTLAVEEGTLHSIIGPNGAGKTTLFNLLTGQAPPSAGRILFDGRDITGTPPQRIAHLGIARSFQRTNVFPALSVQDNVWVAVFARSPRSGLGWRPADRYPDLTARARAALGEVGLQDRAGQVARELSHGEQRQLELAIALAAAPRLLLLDEPAAGLSPDETRKMVALVRGLKGRYTIVLIEHKMDIIMTISDRVSVMHFGSLIAEGTPAEIQRNTEVRRAYLGGIAAP, from the coding sequence ATGGCCTTGCTCAGGACCGAGAACCTCACCAAGGCCTTCGGGGCCCTGACGGCGGTGAACCGCGTGACGCTGGCCGTCGAGGAGGGGACGCTCCACTCGATCATCGGACCCAACGGCGCCGGCAAGACCACCCTGTTCAATCTGCTGACGGGTCAGGCGCCGCCCTCCGCGGGCCGCATCCTCTTCGACGGCCGCGACATCACCGGCACCCCGCCCCAGCGCATCGCCCACCTGGGGATCGCCCGCTCCTTTCAGCGCACGAACGTCTTTCCGGCCCTCTCCGTTCAGGACAACGTCTGGGTGGCGGTCTTCGCGCGCAGCCCCCGGAGCGGGCTCGGCTGGCGGCCGGCCGACCGGTACCCGGATCTCACCGCGCGGGCGCGGGCGGCGCTGGGGGAAGTCGGTTTGCAAGACAGGGCCGGCCAGGTTGCGCGCGAGCTTTCGCACGGCGAGCAGCGCCAGCTCGAGCTGGCCATCGCGCTGGCCGCCGCGCCCCGCCTGCTCCTGCTCGACGAGCCCGCCGCCGGCCTGTCGCCCGACGAGACGCGAAAGATGGTGGCGCTGGTGCGCGGCCTCAAGGGGCGGTATACGATCGTGCTGATCGAGCACAAGATGGACATCATCATGACGATCTCGGACCGCGTCTCCGTCATGCACTTCGGAAGCCTCATCGCCGAGGGAACGCCGGCGGAGATCCAGCGCAACACCGAGGTGCGGCGGGCCTACCTGGGGGGGATCGCCGCGCCGTGA
- a CDS encoding ABC transporter ATP-binding protein, whose amino-acid sequence MILEMRAIDTYYGLAHILHGLSLRVEDGEVVALLGRNGAGKTTTLRSIVGLAPPRAGHILYRGGDIAGRPPHQIVRLGIALVPETRGIFSYLTARENLEIARRPGSRWQMSGVLQWFPTLRDVLDRKGRFLSGGEQQMLAIARAMLTGPQLLLLDEPSQGLAPLIVETVIGAIRELKRERVSMLLVEQNAEMALQLADRVYVIDHGTIVFEGTPPALRANTQATAAYLGVGA is encoded by the coding sequence GTGATCCTCGAGATGCGCGCCATCGACACCTACTACGGCCTCGCCCACATCCTGCACGGATTGTCGCTGCGCGTGGAGGACGGAGAGGTCGTCGCGTTGCTCGGCCGCAACGGCGCCGGTAAGACGACGACGCTGCGCTCGATCGTGGGGCTCGCCCCGCCCCGCGCCGGCCACATCCTCTACCGCGGCGGCGACATCGCCGGACGGCCGCCGCACCAGATCGTCCGCCTGGGCATCGCGCTGGTGCCGGAGACCCGCGGAATCTTTTCGTACCTCACCGCGCGCGAAAACCTCGAGATCGCGCGCCGTCCCGGCTCGCGGTGGCAGATGAGCGGGGTCCTCCAGTGGTTCCCGACCCTCCGCGACGTCCTGGACCGCAAGGGGCGCTTCCTCTCCGGCGGCGAGCAGCAGATGCTGGCCATCGCCCGGGCGATGCTGACCGGTCCCCAGCTCCTGCTCCTGGACGAGCCCTCGCAGGGGCTGGCGCCGCTGATAGTGGAAACCGTGATCGGCGCGATCCGGGAGCTCAAGCGGGAGCGGGTCAGCATGCTCCTGGTCGAGCAGAACGCCGAGATGGCGCTTCAGCTGGCCGACCGCGTGTACGTGATCGATCACGGAACCATCGTCTTCGAAGGGACGCCGCCCGCGCTTCGCGCGAACACGCAAGCGACGGCGGCCTACCTGGGGGTAGGGGCCTGA
- a CDS encoding peroxiredoxin-like family protein, whose protein sequence is MHRGIEDVRRSGILARVPKIGDRAPGFTLPDAQGQPVSLSGLLPRGPVVLSFYRGRWUPYCAAELEALQQALPEIAAAGASLAVVSPQVQRTGREPEDQRPLPFTMLRDQGNKVAAQYGLVFKLPDDLKQIYVKFGIDLARANGDDSWTLPMPARFVVDRAGIIRAADADPDYTRRPEPARTLEVLRALRG, encoded by the coding sequence ATGCACCGCGGCATCGAGGACGTGCGCCGGTCGGGGATCCTGGCGCGCGTGCCGAAGATCGGCGACCGGGCGCCCGGCTTCACGCTGCCCGATGCCCAGGGCCAGCCGGTGAGCCTGAGCGGCCTGCTGCCCAGGGGCCCCGTGGTGCTGAGCTTCTATCGCGGCCGGTGGTGACCGTACTGCGCCGCAGAGCTGGAAGCTCTGCAGCAGGCGCTGCCCGAGATCGCCGCCGCCGGCGCCAGCCTCGCCGTCGTCTCGCCGCAGGTGCAGCGGACCGGCCGGGAGCCCGAGGATCAACGGCCGCTGCCCTTCACGATGCTGCGTGACCAGGGCAACAAGGTCGCCGCTCAGTACGGCCTGGTCTTCAAGCTCCCCGACGACCTCAAGCAGATCTACGTGAAGTTCGGGATCGATCTCGCCAGGGCCAACGGCGACGACTCCTGGACGCTTCCGATGCCGGCCCGCTTCGTCGTCGACCGCGCGGGGATCATCCGGGCGGCCGACGCCGACCCGGACTACACGCGCCGGCCGGAGCCGGCGCGCACGCTGGAGGTGCTCAGAGCGCTGAGGGGCTGA